In the Chlorobium limicola DSM 245 genome, one interval contains:
- the darG gene encoding type II toxin-antitoxin system antitoxin DNA ADP-ribosyl glycohydrolase DarG encodes MITYKTGNILDARVAALVNTVNTVGVMGKGIALQFKHAFPENFKAYADAVNRKQIRTGEVQVVPVSSLNGVQYIINFPTKNHWRYPSKPEWITAGLRNLRKKIEDYQIESIAIPPLGCGNGGLDWSVVKAEIESALQGLPVEIQVYEPSSAIRDLLAKEDKPAASRLTPVRAMLLLLLYRYRAMGEHASEFAAEKLSYFLQRAGETQLKLEFTKGYYGPYSGKVRHVLYALNGYYLKGFEQKDAKPFEPLEIIVERSDEVLDYIQNKLNPVEKTHLDKVLKLIKGFESPYGLELLATVDYLINETGNSDPQVLSGAIRQWSARKADMFPPEHVRLAAEHLHLLRN; translated from the coding sequence ATGATCACCTATAAGACAGGAAACATACTCGACGCCAGGGTTGCCGCACTGGTCAATACCGTCAATACTGTCGGCGTGATGGGCAAGGGGATTGCCCTGCAGTTCAAACATGCTTTTCCCGAGAATTTCAAAGCTTATGCCGATGCGGTGAATCGCAAGCAGATCAGAACCGGCGAGGTTCAGGTTGTCCCGGTTTCATCACTGAACGGCGTACAGTACATCATCAACTTTCCCACCAAGAACCACTGGCGTTACCCATCGAAACCGGAATGGATAACCGCTGGGTTGCGCAACCTGCGAAAAAAAATAGAGGACTACCAGATCGAGTCGATAGCGATTCCTCCTCTCGGATGCGGCAATGGCGGGCTGGACTGGAGCGTGGTCAAAGCTGAAATCGAAAGCGCTTTACAAGGTCTACCCGTCGAGATACAGGTCTATGAGCCATCCTCAGCCATCAGGGATCTGCTGGCAAAAGAGGACAAGCCTGCAGCTTCACGCCTCACGCCTGTCAGAGCCATGCTCCTGCTTCTGCTCTATCGTTACCGGGCCATGGGAGAACACGCCAGTGAGTTCGCTGCCGAAAAACTCAGCTATTTCCTGCAGCGGGCTGGAGAAACACAGTTGAAACTCGAATTCACCAAAGGATACTACGGCCCGTATTCCGGTAAGGTGCGTCACGTTCTGTACGCCCTGAACGGATATTACCTGAAGGGGTTCGAACAGAAAGATGCGAAACCTTTCGAGCCGCTTGAAATCATTGTCGAGCGGAGTGACGAAGTACTTGATTACATCCAGAACAAACTGAATCCGGTCGAGAAAACCCATCTCGATAAAGTCCTGAAACTGATCAAGGGATTTGAATCGCCTTATGGACTCGAACTGCTTGCTACGGTTGATTATCTCATTAACGAAACCGGCAACAGTGACCCGCAGGTTCTGTCCGGCGCAATCAGGCAGTGGTCAGCAAGAAAAGCCGATATGTTTCCTCCTGAACATGTGCGCCTTGCGGCAGAACACCTGCATCTGCTGCGAAATTAG